Proteins co-encoded in one Aquincola tertiaricarbonis genomic window:
- a CDS encoding ABC transporter ATP-binding protein: MSYAAQALHPPAPGALFAQQPPAAGGTLPAAGQPTDTGRRHIGDVILDVRNISLRFGGVKALTDISFNVREHEVRAIIGPNGAGKSSMLNCINGVYQPQEGAITFRGKTFKHMNSRQVAEMGVARTFQNLALFKGMSVLDNIMTGRNLRMKSNLLLQALRWGPAEREEIAHREKVERIIDFLEIQAWRKTPVGRLPYGLQKRVDLGRALAMEPQVLLLDEPMAGMNVEEKQDMCRFILDVNDEFGTTIVLIEHDMGVVMDISDRVVVLDYGKKIGDGTPDEVRTNEDVVRAYLGTSH; encoded by the coding sequence ATGAGTTATGCGGCCCAAGCCCTCCACCCGCCGGCCCCCGGCGCCCTGTTCGCGCAGCAGCCGCCAGCGGCTGGCGGCACGCTGCCTGCGGCCGGGCAGCCCACTGACACCGGCCGCCGCCACATCGGCGACGTGATCCTGGACGTGCGCAACATCAGCCTGCGCTTCGGCGGCGTGAAGGCGCTGACCGACATCAGCTTCAACGTGCGCGAGCACGAGGTGCGCGCCATCATCGGCCCCAACGGCGCCGGCAAGAGCTCGATGCTCAACTGCATCAACGGCGTGTACCAGCCGCAGGAAGGCGCCATCACCTTCCGCGGCAAGACCTTCAAGCACATGAACTCGCGCCAGGTGGCCGAGATGGGCGTGGCCCGCACCTTCCAGAACCTGGCCTTGTTCAAGGGCATGAGCGTGCTGGACAACATCATGACCGGCCGCAACCTGCGCATGAAGAGCAATCTGCTGCTGCAGGCGCTGCGCTGGGGCCCGGCCGAGCGCGAGGAGATCGCCCACCGCGAGAAGGTGGAACGCATCATCGACTTCCTCGAGATCCAGGCCTGGCGCAAGACGCCGGTGGGCCGCCTGCCCTACGGCCTGCAAAAGCGCGTGGACCTGGGCCGCGCGCTGGCGATGGAGCCGCAGGTGCTGCTGCTCGACGAGCCGATGGCCGGCATGAACGTCGAGGAGAAACAGGACATGTGCCGCTTCATCCTCGACGTCAACGACGAGTTCGGCACCACCATCGTGCTGATCGAGCACGACATGGGCGTGGTGATGGACATCTCCGACCGCGTGGTGGTGCTGGACTACGGCAAGAAGATCGGCGACGGCACGCCCGATGAGGTGCGCACGAACGAAGACGTGGTCCGCGCCTACTTGGGCACATCACATTGA
- a CDS encoding tripartite tricarboxylate transporter substrate-binding protein, protein MKKSLIGGALMAISAAVFAQYPTKPVTIVVPFTAGGPTDKVARDLAEALRKPLGGTIIIENVGGAGGTLGAAKVAKAAPDGYTLLLHHIGIATAPALYRSLPYKTLDDFEYLGMVNEVPMTLIGRPSLPANNYAELVKWLEQNKGKVNLANAGLGAASHLCGLLLQSTMKIDMTTVPYKGTAPAMNDLLGGQVDIMCDQTTNTSGQIEAGKVKAFAVTTPQRLKTPSLAQLPTLDESGLKGFNVTIWHGLYAPKGTPAPVMEKINTALRAALKDADFIKREEALGAVVVTDSRVGGAEHKKFVQAEIEKWSPIIKAAGQYAD, encoded by the coding sequence ATGAAGAAATCTTTGATCGGCGGCGCGTTGATGGCGATCAGCGCCGCAGTCTTCGCACAATACCCCACCAAGCCCGTGACTATCGTCGTGCCGTTCACGGCCGGCGGCCCCACAGACAAGGTGGCACGTGACTTGGCCGAAGCGCTGCGCAAGCCGCTCGGCGGTACCATCATCATCGAGAACGTCGGCGGCGCTGGCGGTACGCTGGGCGCTGCCAAGGTGGCCAAAGCCGCCCCCGACGGCTACACGCTGCTGCTGCATCACATCGGCATCGCCACCGCGCCGGCGCTGTACCGCAGCCTGCCTTACAAGACGCTCGACGACTTCGAGTATCTGGGCATGGTCAACGAAGTACCGATGACGCTGATCGGCCGTCCTTCGCTGCCGGCGAACAACTACGCCGAGCTGGTGAAGTGGCTGGAACAGAACAAAGGCAAGGTCAACCTCGCCAATGCGGGCCTGGGCGCTGCATCTCACCTGTGTGGCCTGCTGCTGCAATCCACCATGAAGATCGACATGACCACCGTCCCTTACAAGGGCACCGCACCGGCCATGAACGATCTCCTGGGCGGCCAGGTCGACATCATGTGCGACCAGACCACCAATACCTCCGGCCAGATTGAAGCGGGCAAGGTCAAGGCTTTCGCGGTCACCACGCCTCAGCGCCTGAAGACGCCTTCGCTGGCGCAACTGCCCACGTTGGACGAATCCGGCCTGAAGGGCTTCAACGTCACCATCTGGCACGGCCTGTATGCCCCCAAGGGCACGCCCGCACCGGTGATGGAAAAGATCAACACGGCCCTGCGCGCAGCGCTGAAGGATGCGGACTTCATCAAGCGTGAAGAAGCACTTGGCGCGGTGGTGGTGACTGACAGCCGCGTTGGCGGCGCCGAGCACAAGAAGTTTGTGCAGGCCGAAATCGAGAAGTGGTCGCCGATCATCAAGGCGGCGGGCCAATACGCAGACTGA
- a CDS encoding ABC transporter substrate-binding protein: MKFGSFALTAAAVAAAMSFSVAPTAAQAQAAEQFVPLLVYRTGQFAPLGIPWADGKQDYLKLINARDGGVNGVKLVFEECETAYDAAKGVECYERLKGKGTGASGFDPQSTGITFAVTDKAFNDKVAIQTMGYGLSQSVDGTVFEWNFPLLGTYWTAADVMIQDILKKEKGNLKGKKIALVYHDSPYGKEPIPLLQKRAAKDGFELVMFPVTPPGVEQKSTWLQIRQQRPDYVLFWSAGVMTPAGIREAQASGFPREKMYAIWWAGSDHDVKDIGAGAKGYNAITIHNSAARDKVHDDLKKFVYDKGQGTASDASQVGVMAHTRGMMISMLQVEAIRAAQEKFGKGKTLTPEQVKWGFENLDLTPERLKALGFGEIMRPVKTSCSNHMGTDWARIVQWDGGKWNITSDWYQADQALIDPLVKEMSAKYAKDKNIKPRSC; encoded by the coding sequence ATGAAGTTCGGATCTTTCGCCCTGACCGCTGCGGCCGTCGCTGCCGCGATGTCCTTCAGCGTTGCCCCCACTGCTGCTCAGGCGCAAGCAGCCGAGCAGTTCGTGCCGCTGCTGGTCTACCGCACCGGCCAGTTCGCGCCACTGGGCATTCCCTGGGCCGACGGCAAGCAGGACTACCTCAAGCTCATCAACGCGCGTGACGGCGGCGTCAACGGCGTCAAGCTGGTGTTCGAGGAATGCGAAACCGCCTACGACGCCGCCAAGGGCGTGGAATGCTATGAGCGCCTGAAGGGCAAGGGCACCGGCGCCTCCGGTTTCGACCCGCAGTCCACCGGCATCACCTTCGCGGTGACGGACAAGGCCTTCAACGACAAGGTCGCCATCCAGACCATGGGCTACGGCCTGTCGCAGTCGGTCGACGGCACGGTGTTCGAGTGGAACTTCCCGCTGCTGGGCACCTACTGGACCGCCGCCGACGTGATGATCCAGGACATCCTGAAGAAGGAGAAGGGCAACCTCAAGGGCAAGAAGATCGCCCTCGTCTACCACGACTCGCCCTACGGCAAGGAGCCGATCCCGCTGCTGCAGAAGCGCGCCGCCAAGGATGGCTTCGAGCTGGTGATGTTCCCGGTCACGCCGCCTGGCGTGGAGCAGAAGTCCACCTGGCTGCAGATCCGCCAGCAGCGGCCCGACTATGTGCTGTTCTGGTCCGCCGGCGTGATGACCCCGGCCGGCATCCGCGAGGCGCAGGCCAGCGGCTTCCCGCGCGAGAAGATGTACGCCATCTGGTGGGCCGGCTCCGACCACGACGTCAAGGACATCGGTGCCGGCGCCAAGGGCTACAACGCCATCACCATCCACAACAGCGCCGCCCGCGACAAGGTGCATGACGACCTGAAGAAGTTCGTCTACGACAAGGGCCAGGGCACCGCCAGCGATGCGAGCCAGGTCGGCGTGATGGCGCATACCCGCGGCATGATGATCTCGATGCTGCAGGTGGAGGCCATCCGCGCCGCGCAGGAGAAGTTCGGCAAGGGCAAGACGCTGACGCCCGAGCAGGTGAAGTGGGGCTTCGAGAACCTGGACCTGACGCCCGAACGGCTGAAGGCACTGGGCTTCGGCGAGATCATGCGGCCGGTCAAGACCTCGTGCAGCAACCACATGGGCACCGACTGGGCACGCATCGTCCAGTGGGACGGCGGCAAGTGGAACATCACCTCCGACTGGTACCAGGCCGATCAAGCGCTGATCGATCCGCTGGTCAAGGAGATGTCCGCCAAGTACGCCAAGGACAAGAACATCAAGCCCCGCAGCTGCTGA
- a CDS encoding branched-chain amino acid ABC transporter permease codes for MLYRENGQFKQSYHADLQIFPVLQDRVAIQLLLVLAFVAVPFVASDYAFRAILIPFLILSLAAMGLNILVGYCGQISLGTGAFMAIGAYAAYNLQVRIDGMPLLVALIGGGLCATVFGVLFGIPSLRIRGLYLAVATLAAQFFTDWFTNRVPWVTNNSSSGSVSVRELSLFGMAVETPAQKYLLCLSIVVVFGLLCKNLVRGAIGRQWMAIRDMDVAAAVIGIRPVYAKLSAFAVSSFVVGVAGALWGFVHLGSWEPAAFSIDRSFQLLFMVIIGGLGSISGAFFGAAFIVLLPLLLNYVPHWLGLPLSTATASHLEHMIFGALIVFFLIVEPHGLARLWLTAREKLRLWPFPH; via the coding sequence ATGCTTTATCGTGAAAACGGTCAGTTCAAGCAGAGCTACCACGCCGACCTGCAGATCTTCCCGGTGCTGCAGGACCGGGTGGCCATCCAGCTGCTGCTGGTGCTGGCCTTCGTCGCGGTGCCCTTCGTGGCCAGCGACTATGCCTTCCGGGCCATCCTCATCCCCTTCCTCATCCTGTCGCTGGCGGCGATGGGCCTGAACATCCTGGTGGGCTACTGCGGCCAGATCTCGCTGGGTACCGGCGCCTTCATGGCCATCGGCGCCTATGCCGCCTACAACCTGCAAGTGCGCATCGACGGCATGCCGCTGCTGGTGGCGCTCATCGGCGGCGGCTTGTGCGCGACGGTGTTCGGTGTGCTGTTCGGCATCCCCAGCCTGCGAATCCGCGGGCTGTACCTGGCGGTGGCCACGCTGGCGGCGCAGTTCTTCACCGACTGGTTCACCAACCGCGTGCCCTGGGTCACCAACAACTCGTCCTCGGGCTCGGTGAGCGTGCGCGAGCTGTCGCTGTTCGGCATGGCGGTGGAAACGCCCGCGCAGAAGTACCTGTTGTGCCTGTCCATCGTGGTGGTCTTCGGCCTGCTGTGCAAGAACCTGGTGCGCGGCGCCATCGGCCGCCAGTGGATGGCCATCCGCGACATGGACGTGGCGGCCGCGGTCATCGGCATCCGGCCGGTGTACGCCAAGCTGTCGGCCTTCGCGGTCAGCAGCTTCGTGGTCGGCGTGGCCGGTGCGCTGTGGGGCTTCGTGCACCTGGGCTCCTGGGAGCCTGCGGCTTTCAGCATCGACCGCTCGTTCCAGCTGCTGTTCATGGTGATCATCGGCGGGCTGGGCTCGATCTCGGGCGCCTTCTTCGGCGCCGCCTTCATCGTGCTGCTGCCGCTGCTGCTGAACTACGTGCCGCACTGGCTGGGCCTGCCGCTGTCCACGGCCACCGCCTCGCACCTGGAACACATGATCTTCGGCGCGCTGATCGTGTTCTTCCTGATCGTGGAGCCGCACGGACTGGCGCGGCTGTGGCTCACCGCCCGCGAAAAGCTGCGCCTGTGGCCGTTCCCGCATTGA
- a CDS encoding 2OG-Fe(II) oxygenase, whose amino-acid sequence MSTPSPDFIETFDSVLPAALCQAIVQGFERSGQARRGEAGSGLDLTLKNSWDIALDAHAAWAETRRQLNLAVFNALLNYLRRYPHTVLGPLRLQLPDAAGQPRTLDAESLRALPDEVLTQVATAALRPGAINLQKYIADEGGYPYWHSEQYPKLDQGEALHRVLLWTLYLNDAFDGGETEFLYQGRRITPRTGTLLIAPAGFTHTHRGNRPLGGHKYIATSWVLFRRAEALYGL is encoded by the coding sequence ATGAGCACACCTTCGCCCGACTTCATCGAGACCTTCGACAGCGTGCTGCCCGCAGCCCTCTGCCAGGCCATCGTGCAGGGCTTCGAGCGCAGCGGCCAGGCCCGGCGCGGCGAAGCCGGCAGCGGCCTGGACCTCACGCTCAAGAACAGCTGGGACATCGCGCTGGACGCGCATGCGGCCTGGGCCGAGACGCGCCGGCAGCTCAACCTGGCGGTGTTCAACGCGCTGCTGAACTACCTGCGGCGCTACCCGCACACCGTGCTGGGCCCGCTGCGCCTGCAGCTGCCCGATGCCGCGGGCCAGCCGCGCACGCTGGACGCAGAGAGCCTGCGCGCCCTGCCCGACGAGGTGTTGACGCAGGTGGCCACGGCCGCGTTGCGGCCCGGTGCCATCAACCTGCAGAAGTACATCGCCGACGAAGGCGGCTACCCCTACTGGCACAGCGAGCAATACCCCAAGCTGGACCAGGGCGAGGCGCTGCACCGCGTGCTGCTGTGGACGCTGTACCTGAACGACGCCTTCGATGGCGGTGAAACCGAGTTCCTGTACCAGGGCCGACGCATCACGCCGCGCACCGGCACGCTGCTCATCGCGCCGGCCGGCTTCACCCACACCCACCGCGGCAACCGGCCGCTGGGCGGGCACAAGTACATCGCCACCAGCTGGGTGCTGTTCCGGCGGGCCGAGGCGCTCTACGGCCTTTGA
- a CDS encoding Crp/Fnr family transcriptional regulator, translated as MPDTSTSHRPGSALRARARAATTAELAMVPWLQVLGDEDRARVVADLEVADADPGDLVCKIGRRANYWFGVVDGLLKMTNDASVEAAITYSGLPPGAWFGEGTLLKRESYRYNIETLRRSVVAGLPIDTFEWLLARSIPFNRYLMNQLNERVSQFIAARETDRLTDPDSRVARSLAGLFHPVLFPGVGTLLRITQQELAYLVGLSRQRVNEALRALQAAQLIRVEYGGVQVLDLEGLRRYRR; from the coding sequence ATGCCCGACACCAGCACCTCCCACCGCCCCGGCTCTGCGCTGCGTGCGCGGGCGCGCGCGGCCACCACGGCCGAGCTGGCCATGGTGCCCTGGCTGCAGGTGCTGGGCGACGAAGACCGAGCCCGCGTGGTGGCCGACCTGGAGGTGGCCGATGCCGACCCCGGCGACCTGGTGTGCAAGATCGGCCGCCGCGCCAACTACTGGTTCGGCGTGGTCGACGGGCTGCTGAAGATGACGAACGACGCGTCGGTGGAGGCAGCCATCACCTACTCGGGCCTGCCGCCCGGTGCCTGGTTCGGTGAAGGCACGCTGCTCAAGCGTGAGAGCTACCGCTACAACATCGAGACATTGCGCCGCAGCGTGGTGGCCGGGCTGCCGATCGACACCTTCGAATGGCTGCTGGCGCGCAGCATCCCGTTCAACCGCTACCTGATGAACCAGCTGAACGAGCGGGTGAGCCAGTTCATCGCCGCACGAGAGACCGACCGCCTGACCGACCCGGACAGCCGCGTGGCGCGCAGCCTGGCCGGGCTGTTCCACCCGGTGCTGTTTCCCGGCGTGGGCACGCTGCTGCGTATTACGCAGCAGGAGCTGGCCTACCTGGTGGGCCTGTCGCGCCAGCGCGTGAACGAGGCGCTGCGCGCGCTGCAGGCGGCGCAGCTCATCCGCGTGGAGTACGGCGGCGTGCAGGTGCTGGACCTGGAAGGCCTGCGGCGCTACCGGCGTTGA
- a CDS encoding branched-chain amino acid ABC transporter permease, whose translation MGFFLETLFGGLMAGMLYALVALGFVLIFKASGVFNFAQGAMVLFAALAMARFSEWLPQWLGFESRFLANVLAIVLAVVVMIGVAWLIERLALRQLVGQEPIALLMATLGITYFIDGAGQLIFGSATYKIDVGMPKDPMILFEDVFQGGLLLSKEDLYAALVSALLVASLSLFFQKTATGRALRAVADDHQAAQSIGIPLSRIWVIVWSIGGIVALVAGIIWGSKLGVQFSISLVALKALPVVILGGLTSVPGAIVGGLIIGSGEKLSEIYLGPFLGGGIENWFAYVLALGFLLVRPQGLFGDKIIDRV comes from the coding sequence ATGGGGTTCTTTCTTGAGACGTTGTTCGGCGGCCTGATGGCCGGCATGCTGTACGCGCTGGTGGCGTTGGGCTTCGTGCTCATCTTCAAGGCCAGCGGCGTCTTCAACTTCGCGCAGGGCGCGATGGTGCTGTTCGCGGCACTGGCGATGGCGCGCTTTTCCGAGTGGTTGCCGCAGTGGCTGGGCTTCGAGAGCCGCTTCCTGGCCAATGTGCTGGCCATCGTGCTGGCGGTGGTGGTGATGATCGGCGTGGCCTGGCTGATCGAGCGGCTGGCGCTGCGCCAGCTGGTTGGCCAGGAGCCCATCGCGCTGCTGATGGCCACGCTGGGCATCACCTACTTCATCGACGGCGCGGGCCAGCTCATCTTCGGCAGCGCCACCTACAAGATCGACGTGGGCATGCCCAAGGACCCGATGATCCTGTTCGAGGACGTGTTCCAGGGTGGCCTGCTGCTGAGCAAGGAAGACCTGTACGCGGCCCTGGTGTCGGCCCTGCTGGTGGCCAGCCTGTCGCTCTTCTTCCAGAAGACGGCCACCGGCCGGGCGCTGCGTGCGGTGGCCGACGATCACCAGGCCGCGCAATCCATCGGCATCCCGCTGTCGCGCATCTGGGTCATCGTCTGGTCCATCGGCGGCATCGTGGCGCTGGTGGCCGGCATCATCTGGGGCAGCAAGCTGGGGGTGCAGTTCAGCATCTCGCTGGTGGCGCTCAAGGCCTTGCCGGTGGTCATCCTGGGCGGCCTCACCTCGGTGCCGGGCGCCATCGTCGGCGGCCTGATCATCGGCTCGGGCGAAAAGCTCTCCGAGATCTACCTCGGCCCCTTCCTGGGCGGCGGCATCGAGAACTGGTTCGCTTACGTGCTGGCGCTGGGCTTCCTGCTGGTTCGTCCGCAAGGCCTGTTCGGCGACAAGATCATCGACAGAGTGTGA
- a CDS encoding ABC transporter ATP-binding protein, with the protein MQVAATPSPSATARRDFLDVNGIEVIYNHVILVLKGVSLRVEEGSIVALLGANGAGKTTTLRAVSNLLHAERGAVTKGSIALRGERIENLTPASLVERGVIQVMEGRHCFAHLTIEENLMTGAYTRTDGRAAVAETLEKVYAYFPRLKTRRTSQAAYTSGGEQQMCAIGRALMANPRMVLLDEPSMGLAPQIVEEVFEIVRDLNTKEGVTFLLAEQNTNMALRYADFGYILESGRVVMDGPAAALRENEDVKEFYLGTGGEGRKSFRDVKSYKRRKRWLA; encoded by the coding sequence ATGCAAGTTGCCGCCACGCCCTCCCCGAGCGCCACCGCGCGCCGCGACTTCCTCGACGTCAACGGCATCGAGGTGATCTACAACCATGTGATCCTGGTGCTCAAGGGCGTGTCGCTGCGGGTGGAGGAAGGCTCCATCGTGGCGCTGCTGGGCGCCAACGGTGCCGGCAAGACCACCACGTTACGCGCGGTGTCCAACCTGCTGCATGCCGAGCGTGGCGCGGTCACCAAGGGCTCGATCGCGCTGCGCGGCGAGCGCATCGAGAACCTCACGCCGGCCAGCCTGGTGGAGCGTGGCGTCATCCAGGTGATGGAAGGCCGCCACTGCTTCGCGCACCTGACGATCGAAGAGAACCTGATGACCGGCGCCTACACCCGCACCGACGGGCGCGCCGCGGTGGCCGAGACGCTGGAGAAGGTCTACGCCTACTTCCCGCGGCTCAAGACCCGGCGCACCAGCCAGGCGGCCTATACGTCGGGCGGCGAGCAGCAGATGTGCGCCATCGGCCGCGCGCTGATGGCCAATCCGCGCATGGTGCTGCTGGACGAGCCTTCGATGGGACTGGCGCCGCAGATCGTGGAAGAGGTGTTCGAGATCGTGCGCGACCTCAACACCAAGGAGGGCGTCACGTTCCTGCTGGCCGAGCAGAACACCAACATGGCGCTGCGCTATGCCGACTTCGGCTACATCCTCGAAAGCGGCCGCGTGGTGATGGACGGCCCGGCCGCCGCGCTGCGCGAGAACGAGGACGTGAAGGAGTTTTACCTGGGCACCGGCGGCGAGGGGCGCAAGAGCTTCCGCGACGTCAAGAGCTACAAGCGCCGCAAGCGCTGGCTGGCCTGA
- a CDS encoding phenylacetate--CoA ligase family protein: MKAEYFDALETRDPAEREAALLAALPGQLAHAQAHSPAQARRLAGIDPQAITSRAALATLPVLRKHELLALQQAQRAEQPDGDPFAGFAAAGWNGLRLPRPAKRVFQSPGPIYEPQGQGSDSWRLARALHAAGFRAGDLVHNSFSYHLTPAGAMMEEGALALGCAVFPGGVGNTDLQLQAMVELRPHGYCGTPSFLKIALEKAAEQRLLLASLRKGLVSGEAFPPSLRDWLRERGMEAYQCYATADLGLIAYETEAREGLVLDEQVIVEIVRPGTGDPVADGEVGEVVVTTFDPDYPLVRFGTGDLSAVMPGHCPTGRTQTRIRGWMGRADQTTKVRGMFVHPSQVAEVLKRHPDVQRARLVVEGEMANDRMTLHAELSAGHAASAIGVVDQPLLGDQLAASVRHITKLRAEVRLVAAGSLPNDGVVIEDKRSYR, from the coding sequence ATGAAGGCCGAGTACTTCGACGCCCTGGAAACCCGCGACCCGGCGGAGCGCGAGGCAGCGCTGCTGGCCGCCCTGCCCGGCCAGTTGGCGCATGCACAGGCCCACAGCCCCGCGCAGGCGCGGCGTCTGGCTGGCATCGACCCGCAGGCCATCACCAGCCGCGCGGCGCTGGCCACCCTGCCGGTGCTGCGCAAGCATGAGCTGCTGGCGCTGCAGCAGGCCCAGCGGGCCGAGCAACCTGACGGCGACCCGTTCGCCGGCTTTGCCGCAGCCGGCTGGAACGGGCTGCGGCTGCCGCGACCGGCCAAGCGGGTGTTCCAGTCTCCGGGTCCGATCTATGAGCCCCAGGGCCAGGGCAGCGACAGCTGGCGGCTTGCGCGTGCACTGCATGCCGCCGGTTTTCGGGCCGGCGACCTGGTGCACAACAGCTTCAGCTACCACCTCACGCCCGCCGGCGCGATGATGGAAGAAGGCGCCCTGGCGCTGGGGTGCGCCGTGTTCCCGGGCGGTGTGGGCAACACCGACCTGCAGCTGCAGGCGATGGTGGAGCTGCGGCCGCACGGGTATTGCGGCACGCCCAGCTTCCTCAAGATCGCGCTGGAAAAGGCCGCCGAGCAGCGGCTCTTGCTGGCCTCCCTTCGCAAGGGGCTGGTCAGCGGCGAAGCATTTCCGCCTTCGCTGCGCGACTGGCTGCGCGAGCGCGGCATGGAGGCCTACCAGTGCTACGCCACCGCCGACCTCGGCCTCATCGCCTACGAGACCGAAGCCCGTGAAGGCCTGGTGCTGGACGAACAGGTGATCGTCGAGATCGTGCGCCCGGGCACCGGCGATCCGGTGGCCGATGGCGAGGTGGGCGAAGTCGTCGTCACCACCTTCGACCCCGACTATCCGCTGGTCCGCTTCGGCACCGGTGATCTCAGTGCGGTGATGCCCGGCCACTGCCCCACCGGCCGCACCCAGACCCGCATCCGCGGCTGGATGGGCCGTGCCGACCAGACCACCAAGGTGCGCGGCATGTTCGTCCATCCCAGCCAGGTGGCGGAGGTGTTGAAACGCCACCCCGACGTCCAGCGTGCCCGGCTGGTGGTGGAAGGCGAGATGGCCAATGACCGGATGACGCTGCACGCCGAGCTGTCGGCAGGTCATGCTGCTTCCGCAATTGGCGTGGTGGATCAACCGCTACTGGGTGACCAACTGGCAGCCAGCGTGCGACACATCACCAAACTGCGTGCCGAGGTCCGCCTGGTAGCGGCAGGCAGTTTGCCCAACGACGGTGTGGTCATCGAGGACAAACGCAGCTACCGCTAG
- a CDS encoding AMP-dependent synthetase/ligase has product MEDTFPRLMLEHARHRPQAPALREKEYGIWQTLTWQQLAELVRALAAGLHAAGLRRGQHLVVIGENRPRLYASMLAAQAIGAIPVPLYQDAVAAEFVYPINNAEVAFAVVEDQEQLDKLIEIRPQCPQLARVWFDDPRGLRSYTEPGMASLDALVQEGQALNQRQPAFFDGEVAQSQAGDVAAMFFTSGTTGHPKGVVHTHASLLDRARAGQRFDKLTEREEVLAYLPPAWIGQNIFSYAQWLACGYVVNCPESSATVTIDLKEIGPTYYFAPPRIFEGLLTSVMIRMEDAGRLKRWLFHRCLTLAKRVGPALMDGRPVGALDRLKYRLGDLLIYGPLRNTLGLSRVRVAYTAGEAIGPDLFSFYRSIGINLKQLYGSTETAVFVCLQPDHEVKADTVGVPIDGVQIQVSDSGEILVRSPGLLKGYYKNEAATAEVLTPDGWYRTGDAGFLDAGGHLKIIDRAKDVGRMAGGPHDGAMFAPKYVENKLKFFPHIKEAVAFGDGRDKVCAFVNIDFEAVGNWAERRNLPYAGYTDLAAKPEVTELVRECVQQVNADLAADERLAGSQISRFLVLHKELDADDGELTRTRKVRRGFIADRYAVLVEALYGGRTEQFIETAVKYEDGRTGVVSATLKIIDAKTFAPIGKAA; this is encoded by the coding sequence TTGGAAGACACCTTTCCGCGGTTGATGCTCGAACACGCACGCCACCGGCCCCAGGCCCCGGCGCTGCGCGAGAAGGAATACGGCATCTGGCAGACGTTGACCTGGCAGCAGCTGGCCGAGCTGGTGCGGGCACTGGCCGCAGGCCTGCACGCCGCCGGCCTGCGCCGCGGGCAGCACCTGGTGGTGATCGGCGAGAACCGGCCGCGCCTGTACGCCAGCATGCTGGCCGCGCAGGCCATCGGCGCCATCCCGGTGCCGCTGTACCAGGACGCGGTGGCCGCCGAGTTCGTCTACCCCATCAACAACGCCGAGGTGGCCTTTGCGGTGGTGGAAGACCAGGAGCAGCTGGACAAGCTGATCGAGATCCGCCCGCAATGCCCGCAGCTGGCCCGTGTGTGGTTCGACGATCCACGCGGCCTGCGCAGCTACACCGAGCCGGGCATGGCCAGCCTGGATGCGCTGGTGCAAGAGGGCCAGGCGCTCAACCAACGCCAGCCCGCCTTCTTCGACGGCGAGGTGGCGCAGTCGCAGGCCGGCGACGTGGCGGCCATGTTCTTCACCTCGGGCACCACCGGCCACCCCAAGGGCGTGGTGCACACGCATGCCTCGCTGCTGGACCGTGCGCGCGCCGGCCAGCGCTTCGACAAGCTGACCGAGCGCGAGGAGGTGCTGGCCTACCTGCCGCCGGCCTGGATCGGCCAGAACATCTTCAGCTATGCGCAGTGGCTGGCCTGCGGCTACGTGGTGAACTGCCCCGAGTCCAGCGCCACGGTGACGATCGACCTGAAGGAGATCGGGCCCACCTACTACTTCGCGCCGCCGCGCATCTTCGAAGGCCTGCTCACCAGCGTGATGATCCGCATGGAGGATGCAGGCCGCCTCAAGCGCTGGCTGTTCCACCGTTGCCTGACGCTGGCCAAGCGCGTGGGCCCGGCCCTGATGGACGGCCGCCCGGTGGGCGCGCTCGACCGGCTGAAGTACCGCCTGGGCGACCTGTTGATCTACGGCCCGCTGCGCAACACGCTGGGCCTGTCGCGGGTGCGGGTGGCCTACACCGCCGGCGAGGCCATCGGCCCCGACCTGTTCAGCTTCTACCGCTCGATCGGCATCAACCTCAAGCAGCTGTACGGCAGCACCGAGACCGCGGTGTTCGTGTGCCTGCAGCCGGACCATGAAGTGAAGGCCGACACCGTGGGCGTGCCCATCGACGGCGTGCAGATCCAGGTGAGCGACAGCGGCGAGATCCTGGTGCGCTCGCCCGGGCTGCTGAAGGGCTACTACAAGAACGAGGCCGCCACTGCCGAAGTGCTGACGCCCGACGGCTGGTACCGCACCGGCGATGCGGGCTTCCTGGATGCAGGCGGGCACCTGAAGATCATCGACCGCGCGAAAGACGTCGGCCGCATGGCCGGCGGCCCGCACGACGGCGCTATGTTCGCGCCCAAGTACGTCGAGAACAAGCTCAAGTTCTTTCCGCACATCAAGGAGGCGGTGGCCTTCGGCGATGGCCGCGACAAGGTGTGCGCCTTCGTCAACATCGACTTCGAGGCGGTGGGCAACTGGGCCGAGCGGCGCAACCTGCCTTATGCCGGCTACACCGACCTGGCCGCCAAGCCCGAGGTGACGGAGCTGGTGCGTGAGTGCGTGCAGCAGGTCAATGCCGACCTGGCCGCCGACGAGCGCCTGGCCGGCTCGCAGATCAGCCGCTTCCTGGTGCTGCACAAGGAGCTGGACGCGGACGACGGCGAACTGACCCGCACCCGCAAGGTCCGCCGTGGCTTCATCGCCGACCGCTATGCGGTGCTGGTGGAAGCGCTGTATGGCGGCCGCACCGAGCAGTTCATCGAAACGGCGGTGAAGTACGAAGACGGCCGCACCGGCGTCGTCTCGGCCACGTTGAAGATCATCGACGCGAAGACTTTCGCGCCGATTGGAAAGGCAGCCTGA